Proteins encoded in a region of the Nocardia asteroides genome:
- a CDS encoding YbhB/YbcL family Raf kinase inhibitor-like protein, translated as MTYNPYDALPQVPSFTLTSTDVTDGQPLGNDQVSGIFGAGGKDISPQLSWSDFPAETKSFAVTVYDPDAPTASGFWHWAVADIPASVTSLPAGAGSGEEGGAMPTGSITLRNDGGFHGFVGAAPPPGHGPHRYFVVVHAVDVDSLGIDESATPAYLGFNLFSHTLARATLIGTYEQK; from the coding sequence ATGACCTACAACCCCTACGACGCGCTTCCCCAGGTGCCGTCGTTCACCCTCACCTCCACCGACGTCACCGACGGGCAGCCGTTGGGCAACGATCAGGTCAGCGGCATCTTCGGCGCGGGAGGCAAGGACATCTCCCCGCAGCTGTCCTGGTCGGACTTCCCGGCGGAGACCAAGAGCTTCGCGGTGACGGTGTACGACCCCGACGCACCCACCGCCTCCGGTTTCTGGCACTGGGCCGTCGCCGACATCCCCGCGAGCGTGACCTCCCTGCCCGCGGGCGCGGGCAGCGGTGAGGAAGGCGGCGCCATGCCGACCGGCTCGATCACCCTGCGCAACGACGGCGGCTTCCACGGCTTCGTCGGCGCCGCCCCGCCGCCCGGCCACGGCCCCCACCGCTACTTCGTCGTCGTTCACGCCGTCGACGTCGACAGCCTGGGTATCGACGAGAGCGCCACGCCCGCCTACCTCGGCTTCAACCTGTTCTCCCACACGCTGGCGCGCGCCACCCTGATCGGCACCTACGAGCAGAAGTAG
- a CDS encoding MerR family transcriptional regulator: MTENTRRDGLVSIGELSRSTGVAVRTLRFYCDEGILESRRSGGGHRLFDPVTAADRVLLVRRLRALGLSLCAITDVLTGGISIAEAVAAERAALDTELGALAWRRASLVAVENAAPADRAARLKMLAAVQDRSHAHDALVRFWRRLLAPLPPAMFDGFVAMNIPDLPADPDPRHVLAYAELAIGIADPALSAALSHQLWRTDPAGIGDKRALLTAVAEVCESVDSLITTYREPHPGPELDRFVHAHAAARRDRDTPRLRRQLLADATDTDPRIHRYWTLTTRITGARTTGAAQYWLYRALARWADQASLDGGRLDC; encoded by the coding sequence GTGACGGAGAACACACGCCGCGACGGCCTGGTGAGTATCGGGGAGCTGTCGCGATCGACCGGCGTCGCGGTGCGCACGCTGCGCTTCTACTGCGACGAAGGGATTCTGGAGTCGCGGCGCAGCGGAGGCGGTCACCGGTTGTTCGATCCGGTGACCGCGGCCGATCGGGTGCTGCTGGTGCGTCGGCTGCGCGCACTCGGTCTGAGCCTGTGCGCGATCACCGACGTTCTCACCGGCGGGATCTCGATCGCCGAAGCAGTCGCCGCCGAGCGTGCCGCGCTCGACACCGAACTCGGCGCACTGGCCTGGCGACGGGCCTCGCTGGTCGCGGTCGAGAACGCTGCCCCCGCCGACCGCGCCGCACGCTTGAAGATGCTTGCCGCCGTGCAGGACCGCAGCCACGCGCACGACGCGCTCGTGCGGTTCTGGCGACGACTGCTCGCACCTCTACCGCCGGCGATGTTCGACGGGTTCGTCGCGATGAACATCCCCGACCTGCCGGCCGACCCGGATCCTCGGCACGTCCTCGCCTACGCCGAACTCGCCATCGGCATCGCCGACCCAGCCCTGAGCGCCGCACTCTCACACCAGCTCTGGCGCACAGATCCCGCCGGAATCGGCGACAAACGCGCCCTGCTGACCGCGGTGGCCGAAGTCTGCGAGAGCGTGGACTCGCTCATCACCACATACCGCGAACCGCACCCCGGTCCCGAACTCGACCGATTCGTCCACGCCCACGCAGCCGCTCGACGCGACCGCGACACCCCGCGCCTGCGGCGCCAACTGCTCGCCGACGCCACCGACACCGACCCTCGCATCCACCGCTACTGGACGCTCACCACTCGGATCACCGGCGCCAGGACCACCGGGGCGGCTCAGTATTGGCTCTACCGAGCACTGGCACGATGGGCCGATCAGGCATCGCTGGATGGTGGCCGACTCGATTGCTGA
- a CDS encoding cytochrome P450, with protein MKAPGPGLVETGRMLPKLAKNPLATVGALLDGYGDVVRVKAGPMLVYLVADPALTEYVLKDNYTNYRKSPIYDEFSILLGDGQLTTNNLEYWRKQRKLISPAFSHSHVKGFADDITDSAAAMLDNWDAAAGEFRDIYDDYVKLLLAVTGRILFSIDLSTGTAQVTDAMRAAFALIMKRVNAPVKLPQSFPTPEARRVARKVGELDDVVRQLIEERRRGGDTTDVLTALVRARDEGGQGMREEDLLNEIKTLLVAGHESPANALSWACYLLATHPEIQERLAREVRAVLGDRAPAFADLGQLSYCRMVIEETMRLYPPAWIVERTPIADDQIGGYHVPAGARVTLCMYYIHRDKRLWDDPEEFRPERFADTEVAERHKFAFFPFSGGPRICLGKDMSMTEMVLILAMTVQRFRLELDDDHPVVPLASVNLRPEFGIRLRPVRRVTEPVAT; from the coding sequence ATGAAAGCACCCGGGCCAGGTCTGGTGGAGACCGGACGCATGCTGCCGAAACTCGCGAAGAACCCGCTGGCGACCGTGGGCGCGCTGCTGGACGGCTACGGCGACGTCGTGCGGGTCAAGGCGGGCCCGATGCTGGTCTACCTCGTCGCGGACCCGGCGCTGACCGAGTATGTGCTGAAGGACAATTACACCAACTACCGCAAGAGCCCGATCTACGACGAGTTCAGCATCCTGCTCGGCGACGGGCAGTTGACCACCAACAACCTGGAGTACTGGCGCAAACAGCGCAAGCTCATCTCGCCGGCGTTCTCCCATTCGCACGTCAAGGGCTTCGCCGACGACATCACCGACAGCGCCGCGGCGATGCTCGACAACTGGGACGCCGCGGCCGGGGAGTTCCGCGACATCTACGACGACTACGTCAAGCTGCTGCTCGCGGTGACCGGCCGGATCCTGTTCAGCATCGACCTGTCCACCGGCACCGCCCAGGTGACCGACGCGATGCGTGCGGCGTTCGCGCTCATCATGAAAAGGGTGAACGCGCCGGTGAAGCTGCCGCAGTCCTTCCCGACACCCGAGGCACGGCGGGTCGCGCGCAAGGTCGGCGAACTCGACGACGTGGTGCGGCAGCTCATCGAGGAACGCCGACGCGGCGGCGACACCACCGACGTACTGACCGCGCTGGTGCGCGCCCGCGACGAAGGCGGTCAGGGCATGCGGGAGGAGGATCTGCTCAACGAGATCAAGACCCTGCTGGTGGCCGGCCACGAGTCGCCGGCGAACGCCCTGTCGTGGGCGTGCTATCTGCTGGCCACGCATCCGGAGATCCAGGAGCGGCTGGCGCGGGAGGTGCGCGCCGTGCTCGGCGACCGCGCCCCGGCCTTCGCGGATCTCGGGCAACTGAGCTACTGCCGCATGGTGATCGAGGAGACCATGCGGCTGTATCCGCCGGCGTGGATCGTCGAACGCACCCCGATCGCCGACGACCAGATCGGCGGCTACCACGTGCCCGCGGGCGCGCGAGTCACGTTGTGCATGTACTACATCCACCGCGACAAGCGCCTGTGGGACGACCCGGAGGAATTCCGCCCGGAGCGTTTCGCCGACACCGAGGTGGCCGAACGGCACAAGTTCGCGTTCTTCCCGTTCTCCGGCGGCCCGCGCATCTGCCTGGGCAAGGACATGTCGATGACGGAGATGGTGCTGATCCTGGCGATGACGGTGCAGCGTTTCCGGCTGGAACTCGATGACGACCATCCGGTGGTGCCGCTGGCGTCGGTGAACCTGCGTCCGGAGTTCGGCATCCGCCTCCGGCCGGTCCGCCGCGTCACCGAGCCGGTGGCGACCTGA
- a CDS encoding glycosyltransferase codes for MRALLVASGSRGDVEPLLGLALWLRELGAQARVCAPPDIAPRCAELGLSLVPLGPLKAGSGGGRLSRVELSQYVTDWPAIQFDTILPAAAGCDVVVASGVTQIAARSVAEKLGIHYQYVTYQPTTLPSPHHPPMPLPGDRPAPAAIGNQLLWEIDTHGWNAQFGYPLNTGRAALGLPPVAAVRDHVITESPWLAADPVLGPWSPSPDLNVVQTGAWIVPDERALPPELSAFLDAGTPPVYVGFGSMPMRAGIARAAIEAIRAHNRRVLLSRGWAELALTDDLPDCMAVGEVDHQALFARVAAVIHHGGAGTTTAAARAGAPQVVVPQMMDQPYWARRVADLGVGAACEDADPSTASLSAALDIALASTTRARASAVADMIRADGAAVAAKLLIDAIS; via the coding sequence GTGCGGGCGTTATTGGTGGCCAGCGGGTCGCGTGGGGACGTCGAGCCGCTGTTGGGGCTCGCGCTGTGGTTGCGGGAGCTCGGCGCCCAAGCGCGTGTGTGCGCGCCGCCGGACATCGCGCCGCGTTGCGCTGAGCTCGGGTTGTCGCTGGTGCCGCTGGGGCCGCTGAAGGCCGGTTCGGGAGGCGGGAGGCTGTCGCGGGTCGAACTGTCGCAGTACGTGACCGATTGGCCCGCGATTCAGTTCGACACGATCCTTCCAGCGGCCGCCGGATGCGACGTGGTCGTCGCATCCGGCGTGACACAGATCGCGGCCCGGTCCGTCGCCGAGAAGCTGGGCATCCACTACCAGTACGTCACCTACCAGCCGACCACCCTGCCCTCGCCACATCACCCGCCGATGCCGCTGCCGGGCGATCGACCCGCACCGGCCGCCATCGGCAACCAGCTGCTGTGGGAAATCGACACCCACGGTTGGAACGCGCAGTTCGGTTACCCGCTCAACACCGGCCGGGCGGCGCTCGGGCTACCGCCGGTAGCCGCGGTACGCGACCACGTCATCACCGAGAGCCCATGGCTGGCCGCGGACCCGGTCCTGGGTCCATGGTCGCCATCGCCGGATCTGAACGTTGTGCAGACCGGTGCCTGGATCGTGCCCGACGAACGCGCATTGCCCCCCGAGTTGTCGGCGTTCTTGGACGCTGGCACACCACCGGTGTACGTCGGGTTCGGCAGTATGCCGATGCGCGCCGGCATCGCCCGGGCGGCGATCGAAGCGATCCGCGCCCACAACCGCCGTGTGCTTCTTTCTCGTGGCTGGGCCGAGTTGGCTTTGACCGATGACCTGCCCGATTGCATGGCCGTCGGCGAGGTCGACCATCAGGCGCTGTTCGCTCGGGTCGCCGCCGTCATCCACCACGGCGGCGCCGGCACGACGACGGCCGCCGCACGGGCGGGCGCGCCTCAAGTGGTGGTACCCCAGATGATGGACCAGCCGTACTGGGCGCGCCGAGTAGCCGATCTCGGCGTCGGCGCGGCATGCGAAGACGCTGACCCCAGCACCGCGTCGTTGTCCGCCGCTTTAGACATCGCCTTGGCATCCACCACCCGAGCGCGCGCGAGCGCGGTGGCCGACATGATCCGCGCGGACGGGGCGGCGGTGGCGGCGAAACTGCTGATCGACGCGATCAGCTGA
- a CDS encoding GtrA family protein — MRCGESADLVVGSGHVPETLPVLFSERPVFARVTSVLGGEARRRELFRFASVGLAAFTLDTAVFLTLKSTVLESHPVTAKVVAVLAAITLSYVLNKQWSFDARGGRRGHHEAALFYLVSFLAVAINTAPLWVSRYVLHLEVPEVSRFTQNVADFVAAQLIGTALGMVFRFWAFVRVVFPHEVDRPGTV; from the coding sequence ATGCGGTGCGGTGAATCCGCCGATCTTGTTGTGGGGTCGGGACATGTGCCGGAGACTTTACCTGTGCTGTTTTCCGAACGCCCCGTTTTCGCTCGGGTGACGTCCGTGCTGGGGGGCGAGGCACGGCGTCGAGAACTATTTCGTTTCGCCTCCGTCGGCCTCGCGGCGTTCACGCTGGACACCGCGGTCTTCCTGACATTGAAGAGCACTGTGCTCGAGTCGCACCCGGTCACGGCGAAGGTGGTCGCGGTGCTGGCGGCGATCACGCTGTCGTACGTGCTCAACAAGCAGTGGTCCTTCGATGCGCGCGGCGGGCGGCGCGGGCATCACGAGGCCGCGCTGTTCTATCTGGTCAGTTTCCTGGCCGTCGCGATCAACACCGCACCGCTGTGGGTGTCGCGGTATGTGCTGCATCTGGAGGTGCCCGAGGTCTCCCGCTTCACTCAGAACGTGGCCGACTTCGTCGCCGCCCAGCTGATCGGCACGGCGCTGGGCATGGTGTTCCGATTCTGGGCGTTCGTGCGGGTGGTGTTCCCGCACGAGGTGGACCGCCCCGGCACGGTGTGA
- a CDS encoding NAD(P)-binding domain-containing protein, whose translation MSTYCVIGAGAAGLATARGFAARGLDFEVLEAAGGIGGIWDARRPDSPVSRNTHVIASKSVQAFSGFPMPEDYPDYPGHELVLRYLHSYADAFDLWPRIRLNTAVQRVEPADSGWTVTLSDGTERPYAGVVIATGHDRTPRRIEIPGSGTVPVLHSSEYRHPEQVLGKRVLVIGAGQSAADILSDCAVNAALTLHSSRRGFYCMPKYMLGRPTDSMLQGRMWRPLRKRAFERLFSYLRGRSRSFGLPVPDFGEGIVIPMLGDQLHHHYTHGDITPKPDVAAIDDDRVTFTDGTEEKLDLVVLATGFVPNYPVVDRAHLNWSEGELRPGLYLNIFPPHARDLFVVGMVRPIGSHWDVYEKQADLVAEYLRVKASDPRRVERFDRATQGRQPDLYAGLRLYHADQYPLVVEKQDYVNQLRKHAKLLK comes from the coding sequence ATGAGCACGTATTGCGTGATCGGCGCGGGTGCGGCCGGTTTGGCGACCGCGCGCGGGTTCGCCGCGCGCGGATTGGATTTCGAGGTGCTCGAGGCGGCCGGCGGAATCGGCGGGATCTGGGACGCACGGCGCCCGGACTCTCCGGTCAGCCGCAACACGCACGTGATCGCTTCCAAAAGTGTGCAGGCTTTTTCGGGTTTCCCGATGCCGGAGGACTATCCGGACTATCCCGGGCACGAACTCGTGCTGCGCTATCTGCACTCCTACGCCGACGCGTTCGACCTGTGGCCGCGGATCCGGTTGAACACCGCGGTTCAGCGCGTCGAGCCCGCCGACAGCGGCTGGACGGTGACGTTGTCCGACGGTACCGAGCGGCCATACGCGGGGGTCGTCATCGCGACGGGTCACGACCGCACCCCGCGACGCATCGAGATTCCCGGCTCGGGCACGGTGCCCGTGCTGCATTCGAGTGAGTACCGGCATCCCGAACAGGTGCTCGGCAAGCGGGTGCTGGTGATCGGCGCCGGGCAGTCGGCGGCGGACATCCTGTCCGATTGCGCGGTCAATGCCGCGCTGACCTTGCACAGCAGCAGGCGCGGGTTCTATTGCATGCCGAAGTACATGCTGGGCCGCCCGACCGACAGCATGCTTCAGGGCCGGATGTGGCGGCCGCTGCGCAAGCGGGCCTTCGAGCGGCTGTTCTCGTATCTGCGCGGCCGCTCGCGCTCGTTCGGGTTACCGGTGCCCGATTTCGGCGAGGGCATCGTCATCCCGATGCTCGGCGACCAGTTGCACCATCACTACACCCACGGCGATATCACGCCCAAGCCGGACGTCGCCGCGATCGATGACGACCGGGTGACCTTCACCGACGGCACCGAGGAGAAGCTCGACCTGGTGGTCCTGGCCACCGGATTCGTTCCGAACTATCCCGTCGTCGACCGAGCCCATCTGAACTGGTCGGAGGGCGAGCTGCGACCGGGCTTGTATCTCAACATCTTCCCGCCGCACGCCCGCGACTTGTTCGTGGTCGGCATGGTGCGGCCGATCGGCTCGCACTGGGACGTCTACGAGAAACAAGCCGATCTGGTCGCGGAGTATCTGCGCGTCAAAGCGAGCGATCCCCGGCGGGTCGAGCGGTTCGACCGCGCCACTCAGGGCCGCCAGCCCGACCTGTACGCCGGGTTGCGGCTCTACCACGCCGACCAGTACCCGCTGGTGGTGGAGAAACAGGACTACGTGAACCAGCTGCGCAAGCACGCGAAGCTTTTGAAGTGA
- a CDS encoding long-chain fatty acid--CoA ligase encodes MTTTEIGYAHQSGKTVYTVPAAFQETARLRPEQIALRKVGGTQEYTWREYAERVRSIAAGLAGLGIGHGDTVGIMLTNRPEFNLVDTAALHLGATPFSIYNTSSPDQITHLFTNAGNKVVVTEQVFLDRITASGVPIEHIIMVDGPAEGAITLEQVEAAPAADFDFDAAWQAVGADDLATLIYTSGTTGPSKGVEITHRNVLAQIIALVNGPLQVGLDDRAVSYLPAAHVADRISAHAINLLTGIQITTVPDPREVAAALPDARPTAFFGVPRVWQKIKAGVEGKLAEESSPVKKALANWAIATGVAAARADLAGKGRGPLLSAQHKIAETLVLSKLRHALGLDQLTVASSGAAPIPPETLEYFLGLGFTVSEVWGMSETTGVGTFTELDKPRPGSVGRPVDGMELRLDADGEVLVRGPIVTRGYRNMPDKTAEAIDADGWLHTGDVGTLDADGYLRIVDRKKELIINEAGKNIAPSNIENAVKAASSLIGQAVAIGDAKPYIAALIVLDPDVAAIRAKELDATGEDIAALATRPQIVDEVLAAVQAGNAKLSRVEQIKRFTILGAVWEPGGEELTPKMSLKRAPIAAEYQAEIEALYAKEPSDRVINVK; translated from the coding sequence ATGACGACAACAGAAATCGGATACGCGCACCAATCGGGCAAGACGGTGTACACCGTGCCCGCCGCATTCCAGGAGACCGCGCGGCTGCGCCCGGAGCAGATCGCCTTGCGCAAGGTCGGCGGCACGCAGGAATACACCTGGCGCGAGTACGCCGAACGGGTGCGCTCGATCGCCGCGGGCCTGGCCGGTCTCGGCATCGGCCACGGCGACACCGTCGGCATCATGCTGACCAACCGCCCCGAATTCAACCTCGTCGACACCGCCGCACTGCACCTGGGCGCCACCCCGTTCTCGATCTACAACACCAGCTCCCCCGACCAGATCACCCACCTGTTCACCAACGCGGGCAACAAAGTCGTCGTGACCGAACAGGTCTTCCTCGACCGCATCACCGCCTCCGGTGTGCCGATCGAGCACATCATCATGGTCGACGGTCCCGCCGAGGGCGCCATCACCCTGGAGCAGGTCGAGGCCGCCCCCGCCGCCGACTTCGATTTCGACGCCGCATGGCAGGCCGTCGGCGCCGACGATCTGGCCACCCTGATCTACACCTCCGGCACCACGGGGCCGTCCAAGGGTGTGGAGATCACCCACCGCAACGTGCTCGCCCAGATCATCGCCCTGGTCAACGGCCCGCTACAGGTCGGCCTGGACGACCGCGCAGTCTCCTACCTGCCCGCCGCGCACGTCGCCGACCGGATCTCCGCCCACGCGATCAACCTGCTCACCGGCATCCAGATCACCACCGTGCCCGACCCGCGCGAAGTCGCCGCGGCGCTGCCCGACGCGCGCCCGACCGCCTTCTTCGGCGTGCCCCGCGTGTGGCAGAAGATCAAGGCCGGTGTGGAGGGCAAGCTCGCCGAAGAGTCGAGCCCGGTCAAGAAAGCGCTGGCCAACTGGGCGATCGCCACCGGAGTCGCCGCCGCGCGCGCCGATCTGGCAGGCAAGGGTCGCGGTCCTCTGCTGAGCGCGCAGCACAAGATCGCCGAGACGCTGGTGTTGTCCAAGTTGCGCCACGCACTCGGCTTGGATCAGCTGACCGTCGCCTCCTCCGGCGCCGCCCCGATCCCGCCGGAGACGTTGGAATACTTCTTGGGTCTCGGCTTCACTGTGAGCGAGGTGTGGGGCATGTCGGAGACCACCGGCGTGGGCACCTTCACCGAGCTGGACAAGCCCCGCCCCGGCTCGGTGGGGCGCCCGGTCGACGGCATGGAACTGCGGCTGGACGCCGACGGCGAGGTGCTGGTGCGCGGACCGATCGTCACCCGCGGCTACCGCAACATGCCCGACAAGACCGCCGAGGCCATCGACGCCGACGGCTGGCTGCACACCGGTGATGTCGGCACTCTCGACGCGGATGGTTACCTGCGGATCGTGGACCGCAAGAAGGAATTGATCATCAACGAGGCGGGCAAGAACATCGCCCCCAGCAACATCGAGAACGCGGTGAAGGCCGCTTCCTCGCTGATCGGCCAGGCCGTCGCGATCGGCGACGCCAAGCCCTACATCGCCGCGCTGATCGTGCTCGACCCCGACGTCGCCGCGATCCGCGCCAAGGAACTCGACGCCACCGGCGAGGACATCGCCGCCCTGGCCACCCGCCCCCAGATCGTCGACGAGGTGCTGGCGGCGGTGCAGGCGGGCAACGCCAAACTGTCGCGGGTCGAGCAGATCAAGCGGTTCACCATCCTCGGTGCCGTGTGGGAGCCCGGCGGTGAGGAGCTGACTCCGAAGATGTCGCTCAAGCGCGCCCCCATCGCGGCCGAGTACCAGGCCGAGATCGAGGCGCTGTACGCCAAGGAACCCTCCGATCGGGTGATCAACGTCAAGTAG
- a CDS encoding M20/M25/M40 family metallo-hydrolase, whose amino-acid sequence MSATGEGIDPNRSSRAVSEVVELVSTLIRFDTSNTGDLATTKGERECAQWVADQLHQAGYVTEYVESGAEGRGNVFARLEGADPRRGALMIHGHLDVVPAEAADWSVHPFSGAVRDGYVWGRGAIDMKDMVGMTLAVARQFKLEGTVPPRDLVFAFLADEENGGKWGSQWLVDNRPDLFDGVTEAVGEVGGFSLTVPRPDGTERRLYLVETAEKGLGWMRLRAKARAGHGSFLHEDNAVTILADAVARLGKHTFPVVLSDSVAAFLAAVAEETGLQFDSTSPDIEGQLAKLGTISRIIGATLRDTANPTMLQAGYKANVIPQTAEAVVDCRVVPGRQAAFEREVDELIGPDVEREWITKLDSYETTFDGDLVDAMNNAVLAHDPRGRTVPYMLSGGTDAKAFARLGIRCFGFAPLQLPPELDFTALFHGVDERVPVEALEFGTRVLEHFLLHS is encoded by the coding sequence GTGTCCGCAACTGGCGAAGGAATCGACCCGAACAGAAGCTCGCGCGCGGTGTCGGAAGTGGTGGAGCTGGTCAGCACGCTGATCCGCTTCGACACCTCCAATACCGGTGACCTGGCCACCACCAAGGGAGAGCGCGAATGTGCGCAGTGGGTGGCCGACCAACTGCACCAGGCCGGATATGTCACCGAGTACGTCGAGTCCGGAGCGGAAGGTCGCGGCAATGTCTTCGCGCGGCTGGAAGGCGCGGACCCGCGGCGCGGCGCCCTGATGATCCACGGGCATCTGGATGTGGTGCCCGCCGAGGCCGCGGACTGGAGCGTGCATCCGTTCTCCGGCGCGGTGCGCGACGGCTACGTGTGGGGTCGCGGCGCGATCGACATGAAGGACATGGTCGGGATGACGCTGGCGGTGGCCCGCCAGTTCAAGCTCGAGGGCACGGTGCCGCCGCGGGATCTGGTCTTCGCCTTCCTCGCCGATGAGGAGAACGGCGGCAAATGGGGTTCGCAGTGGCTGGTGGACAACCGCCCCGACCTCTTCGACGGCGTCACCGAGGCGGTGGGGGAGGTCGGCGGGTTCTCGCTGACCGTGCCGCGGCCCGACGGCACCGAACGCAGGCTCTACCTGGTGGAGACCGCGGAGAAGGGGCTGGGCTGGATGCGGTTGCGCGCCAAGGCCCGCGCGGGCCACGGCTCGTTCCTGCACGAGGACAATGCCGTCACCATCCTCGCCGACGCGGTGGCCCGGCTGGGCAAACACACCTTCCCGGTGGTGCTGTCGGATTCGGTGGCCGCCTTCCTCGCCGCCGTCGCCGAGGAGACGGGCCTGCAGTTCGATTCGACCAGCCCCGACATCGAGGGACAGCTGGCGAAGTTGGGCACCATTTCCCGGATCATCGGCGCCACACTGCGTGACACGGCGAATCCGACCATGCTGCAAGCCGGCTACAAGGCCAACGTGATCCCGCAGACCGCCGAGGCGGTGGTCGACTGCCGCGTGGTGCCCGGGCGGCAGGCGGCGTTCGAACGTGAGGTCGACGAGTTGATCGGCCCCGACGTCGAACGCGAGTGGATCACCAAGCTCGATTCCTATGAGACGACCTTCGACGGCGATCTGGTCGACGCGATGAACAACGCCGTGCTGGCCCATGATCCGCGGGGCCGCACCGTGCCCTACATGCTCTCCGGCGGCACGGACGCGAAAGCGTTCGCCCGCTTGGGTATTCGCTGCTTCGGTTTCGCGCCGCTGCAGTTGCCGCCGGAGCTGGACTTCACCGCCCTGTTCCACGGCGTCGATGAGCGGGTGCCGGTGGAGGCTCTCGAATTCGGCACTCGCGTGCTGGAACACTTCCTACTGCACAGCTGA
- a CDS encoding maleylpyruvate isomerase family mycothiol-dependent enzyme — protein sequence MTEDTTMSAEQIWRAVAAERAGLAALLAQLPETGWDHPSLCEGWRVREVVAHLVLSARADIGWILVNLIRARGSLDRAIRDTAIRHADRVTTGQLLDELRGSIDARVTALGTTPADRLMDLLVHGQDIAIPLGIAREMPSAAARVAMERIWTTGAPFHARRKFAGYRLVATDADWAAGDGAIITGPIAALLLTVTGRSQAWDQLSGDGAARFAADDRP from the coding sequence ATGACCGAGGACACCACGATGAGCGCCGAGCAGATCTGGCGGGCTGTCGCCGCCGAACGAGCCGGTCTGGCCGCGCTGCTGGCACAACTGCCCGAAACCGGCTGGGACCACCCTTCGCTGTGCGAGGGCTGGCGGGTGCGTGAGGTCGTCGCGCACCTGGTCCTGTCGGCCCGCGCCGATATCGGCTGGATTCTGGTCAATCTGATCCGCGCCCGAGGCAGCCTGGACCGAGCGATCCGCGATACCGCCATTCGCCACGCGGACCGCGTCACGACCGGCCAGTTGCTCGATGAACTGCGTGGCAGCATCGACGCGCGGGTCACGGCGCTCGGCACGACACCGGCGGACCGGCTGATGGACCTGCTGGTGCACGGCCAGGACATCGCGATCCCGCTCGGCATCGCCCGGGAGATGCCGAGCGCCGCCGCGCGAGTGGCGATGGAGCGAATCTGGACGACGGGCGCCCCTTTCCACGCGCGGAGGAAATTCGCCGGCTACCGTCTCGTCGCTACCGACGCCGACTGGGCCGCGGGCGACGGGGCGATCATCACGGGCCCGATCGCTGCCCTCCTGCTGACCGTGACCGGTCGCAGCCAAGCGTGGGACCAGCTCTCCGGAGACGGGGCGGCACGGTTCGCGGCAGATGACCGCCCGTAG